In Rutidosis leptorrhynchoides isolate AG116_Rl617_1_P2 chromosome 2, CSIRO_AGI_Rlap_v1, whole genome shotgun sequence, one genomic interval encodes:
- the LOC139889102 gene encoding uncharacterized protein has protein sequence MVTSGPINQRRKLEVSEEWENTPITFSAIAQEPSDAPVTIKGRVKNYGYIIKRLHVDTGCGVDIMYEHCFRLLPGVVRAKLVAPNTALSGFSGESARPIGIIELELELVDDDNKELVRSTTVEFVVVRSYSKYNALLGRTTLQKLAAIPSTVHGLIKFPTPLGIATIRSETQDASIAAVEQAEQQPSETEQIRSCMIIANSRHPEQKIKIGRGLSDERKFKLRNILASNTAVFAWKEADMMGVPREIAEHKLNANPSLTPVRQKKHGMAPERSEWLKAEVDKLVKANILREVRYQTWVANPVLVKKPDGSWRMCVDFTDINKACPKDNYPLPEIDWKVESLAGFRYKCFLDAYKGYHQIQMAADDEDKTAFHTSQGIYCYTKMSFG, from the coding sequence ATGGTAACCAGCGGACCGATAAATCAGAGGCGCAAGTTAGAGGTATCTGAGGAATGGGAAAATACTCCCATCACATTCTCGGCCATAGCACAGGAACCCTCAGATGCGCCCGTTACAATTAAAGGACGTGTAAAAAATTACGGGTATATCATCAAGCGATTGCATGTAGACACCGGTTGCGGTGTTGATATAATGTACGAGCACTGTTTCCGCTTGTTACCAGGGGTTGTGCGAGCCAAGCTAGTGGCTCCTAACACTGCGTTATCAGGATTTTCTGGTGAGTCCGCAAGGCCAATCGGGATCATTGAATTAGAGCTGGAGCTGGTGGACGATGATAATAAGGAATTAGTGAGAAGTACGACAGTAGAATTTGTCGTCGTAAGGTCCTACTCAAAATATAATGCGCTTTTAGGGCGCACGACTTTGCAAAAATTAGCAGCTATCCCTTCCACGGTACATGGCCTTATCAAGTTCCCAACACCGCTAGGGATTGCAACGATAAGGTCAGAAACGCAAGATGCAAGTATCGCGGCCGTAGAACAAGCAGAGCAACAGCCTAGTGAGACCGAGCAAATTCGAAGCTGCATGATCATCGCAAACTCGCGACACCCAGAACAAAAAATTAAAATTGGCAGAGGATTGTCTGATGAGAGAAAATTTAAGCTTCGTAATATATTAGCTTCTAATACGGCCGTCTTTGCATGGAAAGAAGCGGACATGATGGGTGTACCAAGGGAAATTGCTGAACACAAGCTTAACGCAAATCCTAGTCTGACGCCAGTACGACAAAAGAAACACGGCATGGCTCCTGAAAGAAGCGAATGGTTGAAAGCAGAAGTCGACAAGTTGGTCAAAGCAAACATCTTGCGAGAAGTAAGGTATCAAACGTGGGTAGCAAACCCAGTGTTGGTAAAAAAGCCTGATGGGTCTTGGCGTATGTGTGTTGACTTCACGGATATTAATAAAGCTTGCCCTAAGGACAATTATCCACTGCCAGAAATAGACTGGAAAGTTGAATCGTTAGCTGGCTTCCGATACAAATGTTTCCTAGATgcgtacaaaggataccatcaAATACAGATGGCAGCGGATGATGAGGATAAGACTGCTTTTCACACAAGCCAGGGCATATACTGCTATACCAAGATGTCATTCGGTTAA